A single genomic interval of Paenibacillus macerans harbors:
- the rpmJ gene encoding 50S ribosomal protein L36 yields MKVRPSVKPICEKCKVIRRKGNVMVICENPKHKQKQG; encoded by the coding sequence TAAGACCTTCTGTAAAGCCGATTTGCGAAAAATGCAAAGTCATTCGTCGCAAAGGCAATGTCATGGTGATTTGCGAAAATCCGAAACACAAACAAAAACAAGGTTAA